The proteins below come from a single Miscanthus floridulus cultivar M001 chromosome 1, ASM1932011v1, whole genome shotgun sequence genomic window:
- the LOC136499891 gene encoding guanylate kinase 2, chloroplastic/mitochondrial-like, with translation MLLSRRFSCALARAPSLVRGRPLPPCAARTTTPAPRPTPRRLMSSSAGWQHSSHRPPPPPPPPPHPGADKDQLFRGLEAALGTTFSSEPLAPPPQPMILVISGPSGVGKDAVIKRLQEEREGIHFVVTATSRAMRPGEVDGKDYYFVSKKEFLTMIEREELLEYALVYGEYKGIPKQQIRDYMAKGCDIVLRVDIQGAATLRQILGESAVFIFLVAESEEALVKRLIHRKTETSDMLLVRVATAREEVKRMKNFDYVVVNAEGKLEEAVKQVESIIDAEKAKIHKRHVNI, from the exons ATGCTTCTCTCGCGAAGGTTCTCCTGCGCCCTCGCCCGCGCCCCCTCGCTCGTACGGGGCCGGCCCCTTCCTCCTTGCGCCGCCCGCACCACCACTCCGGCCCCCCGCCCCACGCCCCGCCGCCTCATGTCTTCCTCCGCCGGGTGGCAGCACTCCTCGCACcgtcccccgccgccgccgcctcctcctcctcatcccggCGCTGACAAG GACCAGCTGTTCAGGGGCCTGGAGGCGGCGCTGGGCACCACGTTCAGCTCTGAGCCGCTGGCGCCGCCTCCGCAGCCAATGATCCTCGTCATCAGCGGGCCCAGCGGTGTCGGCAAGGACGCCGTCATCAAG AGGCTGCAGGAGGAGAGGGAAGGGATCCATTTCGTTGTCACCGCGACGAGCAGGGCGATGAGGCCAGGTGAAGTTGACGGGAAAGACTATTACTTCGTCAGTAAGAAGGAATTCCTGACGATGATTGAGAGGGAGGAGTTGCTTGAGTATGCGCTTGTTTATGGGGAGTACAAGGGGATTCCCAAACAGCAG ATTCGTGACTACATGGCTAAAGGCTGTGACATTGTTCTGAGAGTCGACATTCAAGGAGCAGCAACTTTAAGACAGATACTTGGTGAATCTGCAGTTTTCATATTTTTAGTTGCTGAGAGTGAAGAGGCACTTGTTAAAAGGCTAATCCATCGTAAAACAGAAACATCAGATATGCTTCTTGTCAGAGTTGCAACAGCCAGGGAGGAGGTGAAACGCATGAAGAATTTCGATTATGTGGTTGTAAACGCTGAAGGGAAACTTGAGGAGGCTGTTAAACAAGTGGAGTCTATCATTGATGCTGAGAAGGCTAAAATTCACAAGCGGCATGTCAATATCTAA
- the LOC136499900 gene encoding probable inactive receptor kinase At5g10020, with the protein MRLVILWLSIWAVCSAASAGAGSDMEALLEFGRGIRQDPSRRRAVPWNPTSALDSDGCPVDWHGVQCSGGQILSIAFDGIGLVGNASLSVLARMPMLRNLSLSDNKLEGFLPGELGSMASLQLLDLSGNRFSGPIPSELTKLTGLGYLILSSNGFRGALPLGFRNLRKLKYLDLHGNGFTGKLDDVFTQLQSPVHVDLSCNQFSGSLASISDNSSVVSTLQYLNVSHNVLSGTLFDSVPMPLFDSLEVFDASFNMLSGSIPQFSFVISLKVLRLQNNNFSGSIPESFFRETSMVLTELDLSCNQLTGPIRRVTSTNLKYLNLSHNSLQGTLPITFGSCSVVDLSGNMLYGNLSVARTWGNYLQMVDLSSNRLTGSWPNETTQFLRLTSLRISNNLLSGQLPIVLGTYPELISIDLSLNELHGPLPGSLFTAVKLTFLNLSSNSFAGTLPLRNSDTKNSTSIDLSILPVQTSNLSYVDLSSNFLNGWLPVGIGDLSALTLLNLRQNNFTGQIPRAITKLKNLLFIDLSSNNFNGSIPDGLPDDLVEFNVSYNNLSGSVPSNLLKFPDSSFHPGNELLVLPRSESPNGSDKSDEGRHGLKRGILYALIISVVVFVTGIIVLLLVHWKINSWKSSDKGTGQGKQHVTQGQSAQSQRSAETSTSGVQDVTLGSSPSAEYGAVPLPGKERQHETQDVPIDAAYFNEPAGSSSAIKDSTKSSMPSLSSSPPDAHSQHHHSILRVHSPDKLVGDLHLFDNSVVFTAEELSRAPAEIIGRSCHGTSYRATLDNGYMLTVKWLKEGFAKSKKEFSREIKKLGSVQHPNLVPLRGYYWGPKEHERIMISDYVDATSLSTYLSEFDERNLPPLSVGQRLNIAIVIARCLDYLHNERVIPHGNIKSSNVLIQNSTPSALVTDYSLHRLMTPIGMAEQVLNAGALGYSPPEFSSTSKPCPSLKSDVYAFGVILLELLTGKIAGEIICMNDGVVDLTDWVRMLALEERVSECYDRHITDVESSEGTPNALDGMLRIAIRCIRSASERPEIRTVFEDLLSLSS; encoded by the exons ATGCGGCTCGTCATATTGTGGCTCTCGATCTGGGCCGTGTGTTCCGCTGCCTCGGCGGGGGCTGGTTCAGACATGGAGGCACTGCTGGAGTTCGGCCGAGGCATCCGGCAAGACCCATCCCGCCGCCGGGCCGTTCCCTGGAACCCCACCAGCGCGCTGGACTCCGACGGCTGCCCCGTCGACTGGCACGGCGTGCAGTGCAGCGGCGGCCAGATTCTTTCCATTGCGTTCGACGGCATTGGTCTCGTGGGGAATGCTAGCTTGTCGGTGCTCGCGAGGATGCCCATGCTCAGGAACTTGTCCCTGTCAGACAACAAGCTAGAAGGGTTCTTGCCGGGTGAGCTGGGGTCGATGGCGTCGTTGCAGTTGCTGGATCTGTCTGGCAACAGGTTCTCCGGTCCAATTCCGTCTGAGTTGACTAAGCTGACAGGTCTGGGCTATCTCATTCTCTCTTCCAATGGTTTCCGTGGCGCATTGCCGTTGGGTTTCCGGAATTTGAGGAAATTGaagtacttggaccttcatggcAATGGCTTTACTGGTAAACTGGACGATGTATTCACGCAGCTGCAGAGCCCAGTCCATGTTGATTTAAGCTGTAACCAGTTCTCGGGGTCCTTGGCATCGATCTCTGACAACTCATCTGTGGTTAGCACGCTTCAGTACTTGAATGTTAGCCACAATGTGCTGTCAGGGACATTGTTTGACAGTGTTCCGATGCCTTTGTTCGACAGCCTTGAGGTTTTTGATGCGAGTTTCAATATGCTCAGTGGCAGTATCCCGCAGTTCAGTTTTGTGATCTCCCTCAAGGTGCTGCGCCTGCAGAACAATAATTTTTCTGGCTCTATTCCAGAATCATTCTTTAGGGAGACCTCTATGGTGCTGACTGAACTTGACCTTAGTTGCAACCAACTTACAG GTCCAATTAGACGTGTGACATCAACAAACTTGAAGTACTTAAACTTGTCACACAATAGTCTTCAGGGAACTTTACCGATCACTTTTGGAAGCTGTTCAGTAGTTGATCTGAGTGGAAACATGTTGTATGGGAACTTATCAGTTGCCCGAACATGGGGAAATTATCTCCAGATGGTTGATCTGAGCTCAAACAGATTAACAGGAAGTTGGCCAAATGAGACAACCCAGTTTTTGAGGCTGACATCTTTGAGGATTTCCAACAACTTGCTATCAGGACAACTGCCAATTGTTCTTGGAACCTATCCAGAGCTGATTTCCATTGACCTCAGTCTTAATGAGCTGCATGGACCTTTGCCTGGAAGTCTGTTTACAGCGGTTAAGCTGACTTTTCTAAATCTTTCAAGCAACAGTTTTGCAGGGACTCTCCCCCTTCGAAATTCTGATACCAAGAACTCGACTTCTATAGACTTGTCTATTCTTCCTGTGCAAACTTCAAACCTCTCATATGTTGATCTTTCAAGCAATTTTTTGAATGGCTGGCTGCCAGTGGGCATTGGTGATTTGAGTGCATTGACATTGCTGAACCTTCGTCAGAACAACTTTACTGGCCAAATCCCAAGAGCAATCACCAAACtgaagaatttgttattcattgaCTTATCAAGCAACAATTTCAATGGTAGCATACCTGATGGTCTCCCTGATGATCTGGTCGAATTTAATGTTTCCTACAACAACCTGTCTGGCTCTGTTCCAAGTAATTTGTTGAAATTCCCAGATTCATCTTTCCATCCAGGGAATGAATTACTTGTTCTTCCTCGCTCCGAATCACCAAATGGCTCTGACAAATCAGATGAGGGCAGACACGGCTTGAAGCGTGGGATTCTATATGCATTGATTATCTCTGTCGTTGTATTTGTTACTGGGATTATTGTGCTTTTGCTTGTTCATTGGAAGATCAATAGCTGGAAGAGTAGCGATAAAGGTACTGGCCAAGGTAAACAACATGTGACTCAAGGCCAGAGTGCTCAGAGTCAGAGAAGTGCAGAAACTTCAACAAGTGGAGTGCAAGATGTAACATTAGGATCGTCACCTTCTGCAGAGTATGGAGCTGTTCCATTGCCTGGTAAGGAAAGACAGCATGAAACCCAAGATGTGCCAATTGATGCTGCTTATTTCAATGAACCAGCAGGTAGTAGCTCAGCCATTAAAGACAGCACAAAGTCTTCGATGCCTTCTTTGTCATCGTCACCTCCTGATGCGCACTCCCAGCATCATCACTCTATCCTTAGAGTGCACTCTCCTGATAAACTGGTTGGGGATTTACATCTTTTCGACAATTCAGTTGTGTTCACGGCTGAAGAGCTCTCTCGTGCCCCTGCCGAGATAATTGGCAGGAGCTGCCATGGGACATCCTACAGGGCTACTCTTGACAATGGGTACATGCTGACAGTGAAGTGGCTGAAGGAGGGCTTTGCTAAGAGTAAGAAAGAATTTTCCCGTGAAATAAAGAAGCTTGGTAGTGTACAACATCCCAATCTTGTCCCGTTGCGTGGTTACTACTGGGGCCCCAAAGAGCATGAGAGGATCATGATATCAGACTATGTAGATGCGACATCTCTGTCTACCTACTTGTCTG AATTTGATGAGCGGAATCTCCCACCCCTATCAGTTGGACAGCGGCTGAATATTGCGATCGTAATTGCCCGCTGTCTAGATTACCTGCACAATGAGCGGGTGATTCCACATGGCAACATCAAGTCGTCTAACGTCCTGATTCAGAACTCCACTCCATCTGCTCTGGTAACTGACTACAGCCTTCACAGGCTGATGACTCCGATCGGCATGGCCGAGCAGGTCCTAAACGCTGGTGCCCTAGGATATTCCCCACCTGAGTTTTCAAGCACCAGCAAGCCATGCCCATCTCTGAAGAGCGATGTGTACGCTTTTGGTGTCATTCTGCTGGAGTTGCTGACAGGGAAGATTGCTGGTGAGATCATCTGCATGAACGACGGCGTGGTCGACCTGACCGACTGGGTGAGGATGCTGGCTCTGGAGGAGCGTGTCTCAGAGTGCTATGACCGGCACATCACGGATGTTGAGAGCTCGGAAGGCACCCCGAATGCGCTGGATGGCATGCTGCGCATAGCGATCCGGTGTATCCGGTCTGCATCCGAGAGGCCGGAGATCCGAACGGTGTTTGAGGATCTCTTGTCCCTATCGTCGTGA